A genomic region of Deltaproteobacteria bacterium contains the following coding sequences:
- a CDS encoding metallophosphoesterase, producing the protein MSSRTIVIGDLHGCYDEARELLDTVAATCSDRIIFAGDLVDRGPKRRECVELAMQHACVLGNHEESHLQQRHRDDARLSPDHLETRNALDETHLDWFAKLPTFIRLPEHNAAVIHAGALPHRPLEAQESYHLLHAQCVNPPARKSYWPSKAPSEFTFWTHHWRGPERLIFGHTVLSKPLVSEFAVGIDTGCVYGRSLTALVLPDWELVSVPARRAYRGGEKEIARYPISDGVFAFS; encoded by the coding sequence ATGTCTTCGCGAACCATCGTCATCGGCGACCTGCACGGCTGCTACGACGAGGCGCGCGAGCTCCTCGACACCGTCGCCGCCACCTGCAGCGACCGGATCATCTTCGCGGGTGATCTCGTCGACCGCGGGCCCAAGCGGCGCGAGTGTGTGGAGCTCGCGATGCAGCACGCGTGCGTGCTCGGCAACCATGAAGAGTCGCACCTGCAGCAGCGCCACCGCGACGACGCGCGGCTCTCGCCCGATCACCTCGAGACGCGCAACGCGCTCGACGAGACCCACCTCGACTGGTTCGCCAAGCTGCCCACCTTCATCCGCCTGCCGGAGCACAACGCCGCGGTCATCCACGCCGGCGCGCTGCCGCACCGGCCGCTCGAGGCGCAAGAGAGCTACCACCTGCTGCACGCGCAGTGCGTGAACCCGCCCGCGCGCAAGAGCTACTGGCCGAGCAAGGCGCCCAGCGAGTTCACCTTCTGGACCCACCACTGGCGCGGCCCGGAGCGGCTCATCTTCGGGCACACCGTGCTCTCCAAGCCCCTGGTGAGCGAGTTCGCGGTGGGCATCGACACCGGCTGCGTCTACGGCCGAAGCCTCACCGCGTTGGTGCTGCCGGATTGGGAGCTGGTCTCCGTGCCCGCACGTCGCGCGTACCGCGGCGGCGAAAAGGAGATCGCCCGCTACCCGATCTCCGACGGCGTCTTCGCGTTCAGCTGA
- a CDS encoding CoA ester lyase, with protein sequence MAATEPRFQQLTVARPFEVRRSELTCPGHSARMMQKAAASGADEVIFDLEDAVAVSMKAAARASVIEALNTLSFGSTVRAYRVNGVRTAWCYRDVVDVLEAAGQNVDVLVVPKVEAPDEVQFIDHLLSGIEQAKGFAPGRIKLEALIESARGLLAAREIAAASPRMASLIFGIADYAGDVGAKGFAEQPYAAFHYPRAHVVAAARAAGIAAIDAVTVQFKDLARVAQDAADGAQLGFDGKWAIHPSHLAPIHAAYTPTRAEIDRARQVMEAYAKADVQHGLGAIVLGDEMVDAASLRVEWKKLAVARKAGLVDEHFAWIGG encoded by the coding sequence ATGGCCGCGACCGAGCCGCGCTTCCAACAGCTCACGGTGGCCCGCCCGTTCGAGGTGCGGCGGAGCGAGCTCACCTGCCCCGGCCACTCCGCGAGGATGATGCAGAAGGCCGCGGCCTCCGGCGCCGACGAGGTCATCTTCGATCTCGAGGACGCGGTGGCGGTGAGCATGAAGGCCGCCGCGCGCGCGTCGGTCATCGAGGCGCTGAACACGCTGAGCTTCGGCAGCACGGTGCGCGCCTACCGCGTGAACGGGGTGCGCACCGCGTGGTGCTACCGCGACGTGGTGGATGTCCTCGAGGCCGCAGGCCAGAACGTGGACGTGCTCGTCGTCCCCAAGGTCGAGGCTCCCGACGAGGTGCAGTTCATCGACCACCTGCTCTCGGGCATCGAGCAGGCCAAAGGCTTCGCGCCGGGGCGCATCAAGCTGGAGGCGCTCATCGAGAGCGCGCGCGGCTTGCTCGCGGCGCGGGAGATCGCCGCGGCGAGCCCGCGCATGGCCTCGCTCATCTTCGGCATCGCCGACTACGCCGGCGACGTGGGGGCCAAGGGCTTCGCGGAGCAGCCGTACGCCGCGTTCCACTACCCGCGCGCGCACGTGGTGGCCGCCGCGCGGGCCGCGGGCATCGCCGCCATCGACGCGGTGACCGTCCAGTTCAAAGACCTGGCGCGCGTGGCCCAGGACGCCGCCGACGGCGCGCAGCTCGGCTTCGACGGCAAGTGGGCCATTCACCCCAGCCACCTCGCGCCCATTCACGCCGCGTACACCCCGACGCGCGCGGAGATCGATCGCGCGCGGCAGGTGATGGAGGCCTACGCCAAAGCCGACGTGCAGCACGGGCTGGGCGCGATCGTCCTCGGCGACGAGATGGTGGACGCGGCGTCGCTGCGGGTGGAGTGGAAGAAGCTTGCCGTGGCCCGCAAGGCCGGGCTGGTGGACGAGCACTTCGCCTGGATTGGTGGCTAG
- a CDS encoding helix-turn-helix transcriptional regulator, whose translation MQFAPKFGQHIRALRKERGLTQEQLAEGSGLSVDAVRRIERGAFSPSLATLRKLCGGLRLSLRTLFDSFEPKQRNEVAEICDFLATRSRNELKMAKRVLRALFEEERTLRR comes from the coding sequence ATGCAGTTCGCGCCCAAGTTCGGGCAGCACATCCGCGCGCTTCGCAAGGAGCGCGGGCTCACCCAGGAGCAGCTCGCCGAGGGCAGCGGCCTCTCGGTGGATGCCGTGCGCCGCATCGAGCGGGGCGCGTTCTCGCCATCGCTGGCCACGCTGCGGAAGCTCTGCGGCGGTCTGCGGCTCTCGCTGCGCACGTTGTTCGACTCGTTCGAGCCGAAGCAGCGCAACGAGGTGGCAGAGATCTGCGATTTCCTCGCCACCCGCTCGCGCAACGAGCTCAAGATGGCCAAGCGCGTGCTGCGCGCGCTCTTCGAGGAAGAGCGGACCTTACGGCGCTGA
- a CDS encoding helix-turn-helix transcriptional regulator, protein MVASAASSASNVRARALREARRLFAAHGFDGTALQDVADAVGVTKPSVLHHFPSKEALREAVLEELVAHWKDELPRLLLAASAGEDRFDAVFTALHRFFSEEPDRARVVLREALDRPEATRAHFRRAVRPWLELVAGYIRSGQAAGTHYSTVDAEAYVLQILGAVISSAACADVISAALPGRARPRFDRELARISKDSLFLPAPTRATKARR, encoded by the coding sequence ATGGTTGCCTCTGCCGCCAGCTCCGCCTCCAACGTCCGCGCCCGCGCCCTGCGCGAGGCCAGGCGCCTCTTCGCCGCCCACGGCTTCGACGGCACCGCGCTTCAAGACGTGGCCGACGCGGTGGGCGTGACCAAGCCTTCGGTGCTGCACCACTTCCCCTCGAAGGAGGCGCTGCGCGAGGCCGTGCTCGAAGAGCTGGTGGCGCACTGGAAGGACGAGCTGCCGCGGCTCCTGCTCGCGGCCAGCGCCGGTGAAGATCGCTTCGACGCCGTGTTCACCGCATTGCACCGCTTCTTCTCCGAGGAGCCGGATCGTGCGCGCGTGGTGTTGCGCGAGGCGCTCGATCGTCCCGAGGCCACGCGGGCGCACTTTCGGCGCGCGGTGCGGCCCTGGCTGGAGCTCGTGGCCGGCTACATCCGCTCGGGGCAGGCGGCGGGGACCCACTACTCGACGGTCGATGCCGAGGCCTACGTGCTCCAGATCCTGGGGGCGGTGATCTCCAGCGCCGCGTGCGCCGACGTGATCTCGGCCGCGCTGCCCGGACGCGCGCGCCCGCGCTTCGACCGCGAGCTGGCGCGAATTTCCAAGGACTCACTCTTTCTGCCGGCGCCCACGCGCGCCACGAAAGCCCGGAGGTGA
- a CDS encoding acyl-CoA dehydrogenase family protein, translating to MASFFDDNEDLRFYVERGIDWQALAEACELGFQAPEGFKNAEEAVGFYREVISLFGQLAADEVAPRSAQIDREGAHLRDGEAHNGPAMKAIFEALHGAELHKLCLPRELGGMNGPLVAYFLGAEMLGRGDVSAMAHFSFHGGMAMAMLVFSIHEGSTTFDVAAKKITSTRFAKELGEIARGEAWGCMDITEPDAGSDMAKLRTRAEQDAEGNWFVTGQKVFITSGHAKYHFVIARTEEAKDDGHGLDGLSMFLVKAYDDAPDGTRTRYVKLDRVEEKLGHHGSVTAALDFDRAPAQLIGQRGEGFKYMLVLMNNARIGVGFEGIGLCEAAYRMARDYAAQRRSMGKTIDRHEMIADMLDEMRTDIQGLRALAVASAQHEELAHKLALGERLGFGGGREREVARHRRRARRFTPLLKYLSAEKAVELTRRNMQIHGGIGYMTELGAEKLSRDALVLPIYEGTSQIQSLMAMKDTLGGILKRPQAFLTRIAQAKWRAASARDPLERRVAKLNSISHSAQQFLLTRTAGDKLRSLPMGQWRSALKQQWDPKRDFALAMLHAERLTRILADEAIAELLLEQAQKFPERRELLERWLDRAELRSRALHEELTTRGGRILASLAAPEAPSAAAG from the coding sequence ATGGCCAGCTTCTTCGATGACAACGAGGACCTGCGCTTCTACGTGGAGCGCGGCATCGATTGGCAGGCGCTGGCCGAGGCGTGTGAGCTCGGCTTCCAGGCGCCCGAGGGCTTCAAGAACGCCGAGGAGGCCGTCGGCTTCTACCGCGAGGTGATCTCGCTCTTCGGCCAGCTCGCGGCGGATGAAGTGGCGCCGCGATCCGCGCAGATCGACCGCGAGGGCGCGCACCTCCGCGACGGCGAGGCGCACAACGGCCCGGCGATGAAGGCCATCTTCGAGGCGCTGCACGGCGCGGAGCTGCACAAGCTCTGCTTGCCGCGCGAGCTCGGCGGCATGAATGGCCCGCTCGTCGCCTACTTCCTGGGCGCAGAGATGCTCGGCCGCGGCGACGTCTCGGCCATGGCGCACTTCTCGTTCCACGGCGGCATGGCGATGGCGATGCTCGTCTTCAGCATCCACGAGGGCTCGACGACCTTCGACGTGGCCGCGAAGAAGATCACCTCCACGCGCTTCGCGAAGGAGCTGGGCGAGATCGCGCGTGGCGAGGCGTGGGGCTGCATGGACATCACCGAGCCCGACGCCGGCAGCGACATGGCCAAGCTGCGCACGCGCGCCGAGCAAGACGCTGAGGGCAACTGGTTCGTCACCGGCCAGAAGGTCTTCATCACCTCGGGCCACGCGAAGTACCACTTCGTCATCGCGCGCACCGAAGAGGCAAAGGACGACGGCCACGGGCTCGATGGCCTCTCGATGTTCCTGGTGAAGGCCTACGACGACGCGCCCGACGGCACGCGCACGCGCTACGTCAAGCTGGATCGCGTCGAAGAGAAGCTCGGCCACCACGGCTCCGTGACCGCGGCGCTCGACTTCGATCGCGCGCCCGCGCAGCTCATCGGCCAGCGCGGCGAGGGCTTCAAGTACATGCTCGTGCTCATGAACAACGCGCGCATCGGCGTGGGGTTCGAGGGCATCGGCTTGTGCGAGGCCGCGTACCGCATGGCCCGCGACTACGCCGCGCAGCGCCGCTCGATGGGCAAGACGATCGATCGCCACGAGATGATCGCCGACATGCTCGACGAGATGCGCACCGACATCCAGGGCCTCCGCGCGCTCGCCGTGGCCAGCGCCCAGCACGAGGAGCTCGCGCACAAGCTCGCGCTGGGTGAGCGGCTTGGCTTCGGCGGCGGCCGCGAGCGCGAGGTCGCCAGGCACCGCCGGCGCGCGCGCCGCTTCACGCCGCTGCTCAAGTACCTCTCGGCCGAGAAGGCCGTGGAGCTCACCCGCCGCAACATGCAGATCCACGGCGGCATCGGCTACATGACCGAGCTCGGCGCGGAGAAGCTCTCGCGCGACGCGCTGGTGCTACCGATCTACGAAGGCACCAGCCAGATCCAGTCGCTGATGGCCATGAAGGACACGCTCGGGGGCATCCTCAAGCGGCCCCAGGCGTTCCTCACGCGGATTGCGCAGGCCAAGTGGCGCGCGGCCTCAGCGCGCGATCCGCTCGAGCGCCGCGTGGCCAAGCTGAATTCGATCTCGCACTCGGCGCAGCAGTTCCTGCTCACCCGCACCGCCGGCGACAAGCTGCGCTCCCTGCCCATGGGCCAGTGGCGCTCGGCGCTCAAGCAGCAGTGGGATCCCAAGCGCGACTTCGCGCTGGCCATGCTTCACGCCGAGCGACTCACGCGCATCCTCGCGGACGAAGCGATCGCCGAGCTCTTGCTCGAGCAGGCGCAGAAGTTCCCCGAGCGGCGCGAGCTCCTCGAGCGCTGGCTGGACCGCGCCGAGCTCCGCAGCCGCGCGCTCCACGAGGAGCTCACCACGCGCGGCGGGCGGATCCTCGCTTCGCTGGCGGCACCCGAAGCACCTTCCGCAGCGGCGGGTTGA
- a CDS encoding PilZ domain-containing protein, with the protein MAIDERRRDKRIPVDMWVEAEDGEDLYMQRAANLSVGGAFFAQTVPTLVGTKVKLRFQLPGDAVEVECMGEIVSAAEKGLGMGVRFVDLSDEARAKIEKLIDASGV; encoded by the coding sequence ATGGCCATTGACGAGCGCCGTCGCGACAAGCGGATCCCCGTCGACATGTGGGTCGAGGCCGAAGACGGCGAGGACCTCTACATGCAGCGCGCGGCCAACCTCTCGGTGGGTGGCGCGTTCTTCGCGCAGACCGTGCCCACGCTGGTCGGTACCAAGGTGAAGCTGCGCTTCCAGCTCCCGGGCGACGCCGTGGAGGTCGAGTGCATGGGCGAGATCGTCTCGGCTGCCGAGAAGGGCCTGGGCATGGGCGTGCGCTTCGTGGATTTGTCCGATGAGGCCCGCGCGAAGATCGAGAAGCTCATCGACGCCAGCGGCGTGTAG
- the tgt gene encoding tRNA guanosine(34) transglycosylase Tgt yields the protein MVTLWLGNLWPGRYKRDPQRSIQSLPPMLARFELLNEDPNTRARRGRLHLPHGVVETPIFMPVGTVGSVKAIGPDDLFTLQAQIILGNTYHLMLRPGEELVKQMGGLHKFISWPRPMLTDSGGFQVWSLAERRDIGEDGVHFRSHLDGAKQFLTPERSIQIQEALGADIIMAFDECPPALADRAYHEQSMARTTRWLSRCEKAWTRGDSSLFGIVQGGLHNDLRKRHAEEICAVDLPGYALGGYAVGEKPAQMHEGVAESASYLPREKPRYLMGVGTPLDLVVCVAAGIDMFDCVLPTRTARNGLLFTRLGKMTIRNQRWARDPRPVDDQCACYTCRNFSRAYLRHLFNAKEILSMRLNTIHNLHFFLDLMRRARESIEAGTYNAFLRDFLASPAAGQQVAEGA from the coding sequence ATGGTCACCCTCTGGCTTGGGAATTTGTGGCCGGGACGGTACAAGCGGGATCCGCAGCGGTCAATCCAATCGCTGCCGCCCATGCTGGCCCGCTTCGAGCTGCTCAACGAGGACCCGAACACGCGCGCGCGTCGCGGCCGGCTGCACCTGCCGCACGGCGTGGTGGAGACGCCCATCTTCATGCCCGTGGGCACGGTGGGCTCGGTGAAGGCCATCGGGCCGGATGATTTGTTCACGCTGCAGGCGCAGATCATCCTCGGCAACACGTACCACCTGATGCTTCGGCCCGGCGAAGAGCTGGTGAAGCAGATGGGTGGGCTGCACAAGTTCATCAGCTGGCCGCGGCCGATGCTCACCGACTCGGGAGGCTTTCAGGTGTGGAGCCTGGCGGAGCGCCGCGACATCGGCGAGGACGGCGTCCACTTCCGCAGCCACCTCGACGGCGCCAAGCAGTTCCTCACTCCCGAGCGCAGCATCCAGATTCAGGAAGCGCTCGGCGCGGACATCATCATGGCCTTCGACGAGTGCCCGCCCGCTCTCGCGGATCGCGCGTACCACGAGCAATCGATGGCGCGGACCACGCGTTGGCTCTCGCGCTGCGAGAAGGCGTGGACGCGCGGCGACTCGTCGCTCTTTGGCATCGTGCAGGGCGGACTGCACAACGATCTGCGGAAGCGCCACGCGGAGGAGATCTGCGCGGTCGATCTTCCGGGCTATGCGCTCGGTGGCTACGCGGTGGGCGAGAAGCCGGCGCAGATGCACGAGGGTGTGGCCGAGAGCGCGTCGTACTTGCCGCGCGAGAAGCCGCGCTACCTGATGGGCGTGGGCACCCCGCTGGATCTCGTGGTCTGCGTGGCCGCGGGCATCGACATGTTCGACTGCGTGCTGCCCACGCGCACCGCGCGCAACGGCTTGCTCTTCACGCGGCTGGGCAAGATGACCATTCGCAACCAGCGCTGGGCGCGCGATCCGCGGCCGGTGGACGATCAGTGCGCGTGCTACACGTGCCGGAATTTCTCGCGCGCGTACCTGCGCCACCTGTTCAACGCGAAGGAGATCCTCTCCATGCGGCTGAACACGATCCACAACCTGCACTTCTTCCTGGACCTGATGCGCCGCGCGCGCGAGTCGATCGAGGCGGGCACGTACAACGCCTTCCTGCGTGACTTCCTGGCGAGCCCCGCGGCGGGCCAGCAGGTCGCCGAGGGCGCGTGA
- a CDS encoding HAD-IG family 5'-nucleotidase — MARPLPFPDGVPTPQGAPSVLPVAELGGLVEAAVLEVLAQHPAHQVPHERQMFVNRNLRMDRIEALGFDMDYTLAIYHRRAIEELSFDMTLAKLVRERGYTPAIGNIKYDQQFVIRGLVVDREAGNLFKMDRFGHVGRAYHGRRRLAEEELYKLYREEKIKLSSERYAWIDTLFALPEACLYAEIIELLEADGLKLDYGKLYDDIRECIDTVHRDGSLKAEIRKDIGRFIFKDPELATTLHKLRSGGKKLFVATNSLWDYTDAVMKYLLDGVLAEYPSWRNYFDAVIVGANKPAFFSETRPFHEVDIVSGVTTTKEPEQFERAHVYQGGNLPRFEDLFKVHGEKVLYIGDHIYGDILRSRKSSLWRTCLVVQELEDEVAYTDQHLDQVHKLADLEMLRDRLGDEVNQHKLTLNALERRLDRNGLDATARTQAEAERKTSKSELDVLRKALKDVTRQADELENAVETGFNRYWGLLFKEGNENSRFGEQVEQYACVYTSRVSNLLPYSPTQYFRSPREAMPHERGNQLTGRLSPYGSEGPAKGAEAD, encoded by the coding sequence ATGGCCCGACCGCTCCCCTTCCCCGATGGTGTGCCCACTCCGCAGGGCGCGCCGTCCGTGCTCCCCGTGGCGGAGCTCGGCGGGCTGGTCGAGGCGGCGGTGCTCGAGGTGCTGGCCCAGCACCCGGCCCACCAGGTGCCGCACGAGCGGCAGATGTTCGTGAACCGCAACCTGCGCATGGACCGCATCGAAGCCCTCGGCTTCGACATGGACTACACGCTCGCCATCTACCACCGGCGCGCGATCGAGGAGCTCTCCTTCGACATGACGCTCGCCAAGCTGGTGCGCGAGCGCGGCTACACGCCGGCGATTGGCAACATCAAGTACGACCAGCAGTTCGTCATCCGCGGGCTGGTGGTCGACCGCGAGGCCGGCAACCTCTTCAAGATGGACCGATTCGGCCACGTGGGCCGCGCGTACCACGGCCGCCGCCGCCTCGCCGAGGAGGAGCTCTACAAGCTCTACCGCGAGGAGAAGATCAAGCTCTCCAGCGAGCGCTACGCGTGGATCGACACGCTCTTCGCGCTGCCCGAGGCGTGCCTCTACGCGGAGATCATCGAGCTGCTCGAGGCCGACGGCCTGAAGCTCGACTACGGCAAGCTCTACGACGACATCCGCGAGTGCATCGACACCGTCCACCGGGACGGCTCGCTCAAGGCCGAGATCCGAAAAGACATCGGCCGCTTCATCTTCAAGGATCCCGAGCTCGCGACCACGCTCCACAAGCTGCGCTCGGGCGGCAAGAAGCTCTTCGTGGCCACCAACTCGCTCTGGGACTACACCGACGCGGTGATGAAGTACCTGCTCGACGGCGTGCTCGCCGAGTACCCTTCGTGGCGCAACTACTTCGACGCGGTGATCGTGGGCGCCAACAAGCCCGCGTTCTTCTCCGAGACGCGGCCGTTCCACGAGGTGGACATCGTCAGCGGCGTGACCACGACCAAGGAGCCCGAGCAGTTCGAGCGCGCCCACGTGTACCAGGGCGGCAACCTGCCCCGCTTCGAGGACCTGTTCAAAGTCCACGGCGAGAAGGTGCTCTACATCGGCGATCACATCTACGGCGACATCCTCCGCTCGCGGAAGAGCTCGCTCTGGCGCACGTGCCTCGTCGTTCAAGAGCTCGAGGACGAGGTCGCGTACACCGACCAGCACCTCGACCAGGTGCACAAGCTCGCCGACCTCGAGATGCTCCGCGATCGCCTCGGCGACGAGGTGAACCAGCACAAGCTCACCCTGAACGCGCTCGAACGAAGGCTCGATCGCAACGGGCTCGACGCCACCGCGCGCACGCAGGCCGAGGCCGAGCGGAAGACGTCGAAGTCGGAGCTGGACGTGCTGCGCAAGGCGCTGAAAGACGTCACCCGGCAGGCCGACGAGCTCGAGAACGCCGTGGAGACCGGCTTCAACCGCTACTGGGGTTTGCTCTTCAAAGAGGGCAACGAGAACTCGCGCTTCGGCGAGCAGGTGGAGCAGTACGCGTGCGTCTACACCAGCCGCGTGTCGAACCTGTTGCCCTACTCGCCCACGCAGTACTTCCGCAGCCCGCGCGAGGCCATGCCCCACGAGCGTGGCAACCAGCTCACCGGCCGGCTCTCGCCGTACGGCTCCGAGGGCCCGGCCAAGGGCGCCGAGGCGGATTAA